In Leptospira sp. WS58.C1, a single genomic region encodes these proteins:
- a CDS encoding flagellar basal body L-ring protein FlgH, with product MIRSLKFLLPALFLSGMIALFAQDLSQWQDKNPYSRSQNLRVGSAIFVKLKEGFTAEFEIESTADENITIKAVPDKKVIPDNPAYNTDRTIVRKNKGKIKSLGKLKGNLTAVVTAVDANTGLLTLQGQRSSTYNGEPSQVILTGRLSPEFIARDNSVDADRIADLQIQFTGRIEPKNLQPPITLKTINNPDGTVTVKAELSEEEKQRYILEQLNRLLGESR from the coding sequence ATGATCCGAAGCCTAAAATTTTTACTTCCCGCTTTATTTTTATCCGGAATGATCGCGCTCTTTGCTCAGGATCTTTCTCAATGGCAGGATAAGAATCCTTACTCCAGAAGCCAGAATCTGAGAGTGGGATCCGCTATATTCGTAAAATTGAAAGAAGGTTTTACCGCCGAGTTCGAGATCGAATCCACTGCGGATGAGAATATCACGATCAAGGCAGTTCCCGATAAAAAAGTGATCCCTGATAATCCTGCGTATAATACGGACCGCACGATCGTTCGTAAGAATAAAGGTAAGATCAAGTCACTCGGAAAATTGAAAGGAAATCTAACCGCTGTTGTGACTGCAGTGGATGCGAATACAGGACTTTTGACCTTGCAAGGACAACGTTCCTCTACGTACAATGGGGAACCTTCCCAAGTAATTTTGACCGGAAGACTGTCTCCGGAATTTATTGCGAGAGATAATTCCGTGGATGCGGACCGTATTGCGGATTTGCAGATCCAATTTACCGGTAGGATCGAACCGAAAAATCTACAGCCTCCTATTACTTTAAAGACGATCAATAATCCTGATGGAACGGTGACTGTCAAAGCCGAACTTTCGGAAGAAGAAAAACAAAGATATATTCTGGAACAATTGAACCGTTTATTGGGAGAGTCCAGATGA